One Prodigiosinella aquatilis DNA window includes the following coding sequences:
- the sufD gene encoding Fe-S cluster assembly protein SufD codes for MAGLPTNNSSKPQHVMQQWQQLFDTAAPRSPEAEQHWQQVLRLGLPHRKLEQWKYTPLDSLLSHVFTVPTVRFINPGWRNMLALPVDSWCLVFVDGVFNAMLSDVAWGPYQIDIKPAGSSLSLSVAIQPEVFLHLTESLAMSTTLIHLPAGVQADKPLYLLHINSSGDTSALNTVHYRHHLSVGQGASAQIIEHYASLDEGAHFCGARLTIDAGENSQVTHYKLGFESPASYHFSHNDLLLARAAQVSSHGFLLGAGLTRHHTSAQINGEGVNLVMNSLVLPGGNEVCDTRTYLEHNKGHGESRQLHKTIVRDRARAVFNGTIKVAPQALKTDGKMTNNNLLLGRLAEVDTKPQLEIYADDVKCSHGATVGRIDEEQLFYLRSRGISGRDAQQMIIFAFAAELTEAITDEVLRDVVVNRIALRLENTMGGAA; via the coding sequence ATGGCTGGCTTACCGACCAACAATAGTAGCAAACCGCAGCACGTTATGCAGCAGTGGCAGCAGTTGTTCGACACGGCTGCGCCGCGATCTCCCGAGGCCGAGCAACACTGGCAGCAGGTACTGCGGTTAGGGCTGCCACATCGTAAGCTCGAACAGTGGAAATACACGCCGTTGGATAGCTTATTGTCTCATGTATTTACTGTGCCGACGGTTCGTTTCATCAATCCAGGGTGGCGAAACATGCTGGCTCTGCCTGTCGACAGCTGGTGTCTGGTATTTGTTGACGGGGTGTTTAATGCGATGTTGAGTGATGTGGCGTGGGGGCCTTACCAGATAGATATAAAGCCGGCTGGATCGTCCTTGTCATTGTCTGTCGCTATTCAGCCCGAGGTTTTCCTGCATCTGACAGAAAGCCTGGCGATGTCAACTACGCTTATCCATCTGCCTGCTGGCGTGCAAGCAGATAAACCGCTCTATTTGTTACACATCAACAGTAGCGGTGATACCTCGGCTTTGAATACGGTTCATTATCGACATCACCTGAGTGTCGGTCAGGGGGCCAGTGCACAGATTATCGAACATTATGCCAGTCTGGATGAAGGGGCACATTTCTGTGGTGCACGCTTAACTATTGACGCAGGGGAAAACAGTCAAGTAACGCATTACAAGCTGGGATTTGAGTCGCCAGCCAGTTATCACTTTTCCCATAATGATCTGTTACTGGCACGTGCGGCGCAGGTGAGCAGCCATGGTTTTCTATTAGGTGCCGGACTGACGCGTCATCACACCAGCGCCCAGATTAACGGTGAAGGCGTTAATCTGGTGATGAATAGTCTGGTCTTGCCGGGTGGTAATGAAGTTTGTGACACTCGCACCTATCTTGAACATAACAAAGGCCATGGCGAAAGTCGCCAGTTACACAAAACCATCGTGCGTGATCGTGCCCGTGCCGTATTCAATGGCACGATTAAAGTGGCGCCTCAGGCGCTGAAAACCGATGGAAAAATGACTAACAATAACTTGTTGCTGGGTCGTCTGGCCGAAGTCGATACCAAACCACAATTGGAAATTTATGCTGATGATGTGAAATGCAGTCATGGGGCTACGGTGGGGAGAATCGACGAGGAGCAGCTATTTTATCTGCGTTCACGTGGTATTAGCGGGCGAGACGCACAGCAGATGATTATCTTCGCGTTTGCTGCGGAATTGACGGAAGCGATTACGGATGAAGTATTGCGTGATGTGGTAGTAAATCGCATTGCGCTTCGGTTGGAAAATACAATGGGAGGCGCTGCATGA
- the sufC gene encoding Fe-S cluster assembly ATPase SufC — protein sequence MLSIKSLRVSVEEKEIIRGLSLHVKPGEVHAIMGPNGSGKSTLSATLAGREDYKVTAGSLYFKGKDLLTLAPEDRAGEGIFMAFQYPVEIPGVSNQFFLQTAVNAVRKYRQQEPLDRFDFADFIEDKIQLLKMPADLLTRSVNVGFSGGEKKRNDILQMAALEPDLCILDETDSGLDIDALKIVANGVNTLRNTQRSFIIVTHYQRILDYVKPDYVHVLSQGHIIKSGDFSLVKQLEEQGYGWLTDQQ from the coding sequence ATGTTAAGTATCAAAAGCTTGAGAGTCAGTGTCGAAGAGAAAGAAATCATCAGAGGGCTGAGTCTGCATGTTAAACCAGGAGAAGTCCATGCCATCATGGGACCAAATGGTTCCGGGAAAAGCACCTTGTCTGCAACGTTGGCTGGACGAGAAGATTATAAAGTGACTGCCGGTTCACTGTATTTCAAAGGCAAGGATCTGTTGACGTTGGCACCGGAAGATCGCGCCGGAGAAGGCATCTTCATGGCTTTCCAATATCCGGTGGAAATTCCTGGCGTCAGCAATCAGTTTTTCCTGCAAACCGCGGTCAACGCTGTGCGTAAATATCGTCAGCAGGAACCGCTGGACCGTTTTGATTTTGCTGATTTCATTGAAGATAAAATCCAGCTGTTGAAGATGCCAGCAGACCTGCTGACACGTTCAGTAAACGTGGGGTTTTCCGGCGGTGAGAAGAAACGGAATGATATTTTGCAAATGGCGGCACTGGAGCCGGATTTATGTATTCTGGATGAAACAGATTCCGGCCTGGATATTGATGCGTTGAAGATTGTCGCTAATGGTGTGAATACACTACGTAATACTCAGCGTTCATTCATTATTGTTACCCACTATCAACGCATTCTGGATTACGTCAAACCTGATTATGTGCATGTGTTGTCTCAGGGACATATTATTAAATCCGGCGATTTCTCATTGGTTAAACAGTTGGAGGAACAAGGCTATGGCTGGCTTACCGACCAACAATAG
- the sufB gene encoding Fe-S cluster assembly protein SufB, with amino-acid sequence MARSNVEVSDDVQTRIEDGRYKEGFFTELATDELARGINEHVVRAISAKRNEPEWMLAFRLNAYHAWLEMEEPHWLKAHYDKLDYQDYSYYSAPSCGDCDDNCSAQPGAIQHSGTDETNISSDPKNYLTTEVENAFEQLGIPVREGKDVAVDAIFDSVSVATTYRHELAKQGIIFCSFSEAIQEHPDLVRQYLGSVVPSNDNFFAALNAAVASDGTFVYVPKGVRCPMELSTYFRINAAKTGQFERTILIADDDSYVSYIEGCSAPVRDSYQLHAAVVEVIVNKNAEVKYSTVQNWFAGKDSKGGILNFVTKRALCGGENSKMSWTQSETGSAITWKYPSVILRGDNSVGEFFSVALTSGHQQADTGTKMIHIGKNTRSTIISKGISAGHSQNTYRGLVKIMPSATNARNFTQCDSMLIGSDCGAHTFPYVEVRNNTAQLEHEATTSRIGEDQLFYCLQRGINEDDAISMIVNGFCKDVFSALPLEFAVEAQKLLAISLEHSVG; translated from the coding sequence ATGGCACGTAGTAACGTAGAAGTATCCGATGATGTCCAGACAAGGATCGAGGATGGACGCTACAAAGAAGGTTTTTTCACCGAACTGGCCACGGATGAACTGGCTCGCGGTATTAACGAACATGTGGTACGGGCTATTTCCGCCAAGCGTAATGAACCTGAATGGATGTTGGCGTTTCGGCTTAATGCTTACCACGCCTGGCTGGAGATGGAAGAGCCCCACTGGTTGAAAGCGCACTACGATAAGCTTGATTATCAGGATTACAGCTATTACTCGGCACCATCCTGTGGCGATTGTGACGACAATTGCAGTGCTCAACCGGGTGCCATTCAGCACTCCGGGACTGACGAGACCAACATATCGTCGGACCCAAAAAATTACCTCACTACCGAGGTGGAAAATGCGTTCGAGCAACTGGGTATTCCGGTGCGGGAAGGCAAGGATGTCGCGGTAGACGCGATATTTGACTCGGTATCTGTTGCCACCACTTATCGGCATGAACTGGCGAAACAAGGCATTATTTTCTGCTCATTCAGTGAAGCAATTCAAGAGCATCCGGATTTGGTACGTCAGTATCTGGGGAGCGTAGTACCGTCCAACGACAACTTTTTTGCCGCCCTGAATGCGGCGGTGGCTTCCGATGGAACCTTTGTTTATGTGCCGAAAGGTGTCCGTTGTCCAATGGAGCTTTCTACCTATTTCCGCATTAATGCCGCAAAAACCGGCCAGTTTGAGCGGACGATTTTGATCGCCGATGATGATAGTTATGTCAGTTATATTGAAGGATGCTCCGCACCAGTTCGTGATAGTTATCAACTGCATGCGGCGGTAGTGGAAGTGATTGTCAATAAAAATGCCGAAGTGAAATACTCCACGGTACAGAACTGGTTCGCTGGTAAGGACAGTAAAGGAGGGATCCTTAACTTCGTGACCAAGCGAGCACTGTGTGGTGGAGAAAATTCAAAGATGTCCTGGACGCAGTCAGAAACCGGGTCGGCGATCACCTGGAAATATCCAAGTGTGATTCTACGCGGTGATAACTCGGTTGGTGAGTTTTTCTCCGTGGCATTAACCAGTGGTCATCAACAGGCGGACACCGGGACCAAAATGATCCATATCGGTAAAAACACCCGTTCAACCATTATCTCAAAAGGAATTTCGGCCGGGCATAGCCAGAATACCTATCGTGGCTTGGTGAAAATCATGCCAAGTGCGACCAATGCCCGCAATTTTACCCAGTGTGACTCGATGCTGATAGGTAGTGATTGTGGTGCACACACTTTTCCGTATGTGGAAGTGAGAAACAATACAGCCCAACTGGAACACGAAGCAACGACATCCAGAATTGGTGAGGATCAGCTGTTCTATTGCCTGCAACGTGGCATCAATGAAGATGATGCTATCTCCATGATTGTAAATGGCTTCTGTAAAGATGTGTTTTCTGCGTTGCCGCTGGAGTTTGCAGTGGAAGCACAGAAACTCCTGGCGATCAGCCTTGAACATAGCGTGGGCTAA
- the sufA gene encoding Fe-S cluster assembly scaffold SufA yields MQADDKVEMFSLAENAWQGLTLTESAASHILKLMRQGREVQGIRLGVKPSGCAGFGYVLDLIHQPNAGDLVYERDGARLYVPLEAMPFIDGTEVDFVHEGLNQVFKFTNPKAQHACGCGESFGL; encoded by the coding sequence ATGCAAGCGGACGATAAAGTAGAAATGTTTTCACTGGCGGAGAATGCCTGGCAAGGATTGACTCTAACGGAAAGTGCGGCATCCCATATTCTGAAGCTGATGCGGCAGGGACGTGAGGTACAGGGTATACGACTTGGCGTTAAGCCATCGGGATGTGCCGGTTTTGGTTATGTTCTGGATCTGATTCATCAACCCAACGCAGGCGATCTGGTGTATGAGCGTGATGGTGCGCGGTTGTATGTACCGTTGGAAGCGATGCCTTTTATCGATGGTACTGAAGTGGATTTTGTCCACGAAGGTTTGAATCAGGTATTTAAATTCACCAATCCAAAAGCTCAGCATGCCTGCGGGTGTGGAGAAAGTTTTGGCCTCTAA
- a CDS encoding hotdog fold thioesterase: MLWKRDIDLVQFNQQSMGCMLGHLGIRLTHITDDTLEGIMPVDNRTQQPFGLLHGGASVTLAESLGSIAGYLCTEGVQQVVGVEINANHLRAVSEGEVRGVCRALHVGRRHQVWQIDIFDPVGRLCCSSRLTTAVLTPDE, from the coding sequence ATGTTGTGGAAAAGAGATATCGATCTGGTGCAGTTTAACCAGCAAAGTATGGGTTGCATGTTGGGACACTTGGGGATCCGCCTGACACATATTACGGATGATACGCTGGAGGGCATTATGCCGGTGGATAACCGAACCCAACAGCCATTCGGTCTGTTGCATGGTGGGGCGTCAGTAACACTGGCAGAATCACTAGGATCGATAGCGGGTTATCTATGCACGGAAGGTGTTCAACAGGTGGTGGGCGTTGAAATTAATGCCAATCATCTGCGTGCGGTTAGTGAGGGAGAAGTGCGCGGCGTTTGCCGTGCGTTGCACGTGGGCAGAAGACATCAGGTCTGGCAGATAGATATCTTCGACCCAGTAGGTCGACTGTGTTGTTCGTCACGCCTCACCACGGCGGTGCTTACACCGGATGAATAA
- a CDS encoding FAD-binding and (Fe-S)-binding domain-containing protein → MIPQITQAPGLVQPVLNFLEALKQNGFTGDIATDYADRLTMATDNSIYQLLPDAVVFPRSTADVALLARLAGDPAFLELTFTPRGGGTGTNGQALNQGIVVDTSRYMNRILEINPEQGWVRVEAGVIKDQLNQYLKPFGYFFAPELSTSNRATLGGMINTDASGQGSLAYGKTSDHVLGLRAILLGGDMLDTQAMPVALAEQLARENSPLGQIYHTVLHRCREQRQFIVEKFPKLNRFLTGYDLRHVFSDDMQTFDLTRILTGAEGTLAFITEAKLDITRLPKIRRLVNVKYDSFDSALRSAPFMVEAQALSVETVDSKVLNLAREDIVWHSVSELIADIPGQEMLGLNIVEFAGDDEALIDTQVSGLCQRLDTLLHHREAGIIGYQVCHDLVGIERIYAMRKKAVGLLGNSKGLAKPIPFAEDTCVPPQHLADYIAEFRALLDSHNLTYGMFGHVDAGVLHVRPALDMCDPQQEILMKQLSDQIVELTAKYGGLLWGEHGKGFRAEYSPAFFGPELYDELRRIKAAFDPDNRLNPGKICAPLGVDAPMMTVDAVKRGTYDRRIPLTVRSAFRGAMECNGNGLCFNFDARSPMCPSMKITGNRIHSPKGRASLVREWLRLLTEQGVDPLALEQQLSQQRMSLRSLIDKTRNTWYARQGNYDFSHEVKEAMSGCLACKACSTQCPIKIDVPSFRARFLQLYHTRYLRPARDYLVAGVESYAPLMARSPKTFNFFLKQPWLSALSRKYIGMVDLPLLSSPSLHQVFAGHQAMATTLEQLEQMSPQMRADYVLIVQDPFTSYYDAQVVADFVRLVEKLNLKPVLLPFSPNGKAQHIKGFLQRFAKTVTKTAEFLNRVARLDLPMVGVDPALVLCYRDEYREVLGDKRGDFQVLLVHEWLTDVLADKAPQPLNGDPWYLFGHCTETTALPVSTQQWSAIFARFGATLENVSVGCCGMAGTYGHESKNLVNSQGIYGLSWQPALQRLPQQRCLTTGYSCRSQVKRMEGSGLRHPLQALLELV, encoded by the coding sequence ATGATCCCACAGATCACCCAGGCACCCGGACTTGTTCAACCGGTGCTTAACTTTTTGGAAGCATTGAAGCAAAACGGGTTTACGGGCGATATCGCCACTGACTATGCTGATCGCCTGACGATGGCGACAGATAACAGTATTTACCAGTTATTGCCGGACGCGGTGGTTTTTCCCCGTTCGACGGCAGATGTGGCGTTGTTAGCCAGGCTGGCTGGCGACCCTGCATTCCTTGAATTAACCTTCACACCTCGTGGCGGTGGTACTGGCACCAATGGTCAGGCGCTGAATCAGGGGATTGTGGTGGACACGTCCCGCTATATGAACCGAATTCTGGAAATCAATCCTGAGCAAGGTTGGGTACGCGTAGAAGCTGGGGTTATCAAAGATCAGCTAAATCAGTATCTCAAACCATTCGGTTATTTCTTTGCACCGGAACTCTCCACCAGCAATCGCGCTACGCTGGGCGGCATGATTAATACCGATGCCTCTGGACAGGGGTCGTTGGCCTACGGCAAAACGTCTGATCATGTTCTTGGGTTGCGGGCCATATTGCTTGGCGGCGACATGCTCGATACGCAGGCCATGCCAGTAGCGTTGGCTGAACAACTGGCGAGAGAAAATTCTCCGCTCGGTCAGATTTATCATACCGTATTGCATCGTTGTCGCGAGCAACGGCAATTTATCGTAGAAAAATTTCCCAAGCTCAATAGATTCCTGACGGGTTACGATTTGCGTCATGTTTTCAGTGATGACATGCAAACGTTTGACCTCACCCGCATTCTGACTGGGGCAGAAGGTACACTGGCGTTTATCACTGAGGCAAAACTGGATATCACCCGTCTGCCCAAAATACGGCGGCTGGTGAATGTAAAATATGACTCTTTCGATTCCGCCTTGCGTAGTGCGCCCTTTATGGTAGAAGCGCAGGCGTTATCGGTGGAAACGGTTGATTCCAAAGTGTTGAATCTGGCCCGGGAAGACATTGTGTGGCATTCAGTCAGTGAATTGATTGCCGATATCCCCGGTCAGGAGATGCTTGGCCTGAATATTGTGGAATTCGCTGGTGATGACGAAGCATTGATTGATACTCAGGTCAGTGGGCTGTGCCAGCGGTTGGATACATTATTGCATCATCGTGAGGCGGGCATTATTGGTTATCAGGTCTGCCACGATCTCGTGGGTATTGAACGTATTTACGCGATGCGTAAAAAAGCCGTTGGTCTGCTGGGGAATAGCAAAGGGTTGGCGAAGCCAATTCCGTTTGCGGAAGATACCTGTGTTCCACCGCAGCATCTGGCGGATTACATTGCGGAATTTCGTGCTTTGCTGGACAGCCATAACCTGACTTATGGCATGTTTGGCCATGTTGATGCTGGCGTGTTACATGTCCGTCCTGCATTGGATATGTGCGATCCACAGCAGGAGATCCTGATGAAGCAGCTTTCTGACCAGATTGTCGAACTGACGGCAAAATATGGCGGTTTGTTGTGGGGGGAACATGGCAAAGGATTCCGTGCCGAATACAGCCCGGCGTTCTTTGGCCCAGAATTGTATGATGAGTTACGCCGAATAAAAGCCGCGTTTGATCCGGATAACCGTTTGAATCCCGGGAAAATCTGTGCGCCCCTGGGTGTTGACGCGCCGATGATGACAGTGGACGCAGTTAAACGCGGGACTTATGACCGGCGTATTCCACTGACGGTACGTAGTGCGTTTCGTGGGGCCATGGAATGTAATGGCAATGGGCTTTGTTTCAATTTCGACGCCCGTAGTCCAATGTGCCCATCAATGAAAATTACCGGTAACCGTATTCACTCACCGAAAGGCCGGGCCTCGTTGGTACGGGAATGGTTGCGCCTGCTGACTGAGCAAGGTGTTGACCCGTTGGCCCTGGAACAGCAGTTATCGCAGCAGCGGATGAGCCTGCGGAGCTTGATTGATAAAACCCGTAACACCTGGTATGCCCGTCAGGGAAATTATGATTTCTCCCATGAGGTAAAAGAAGCGATGTCGGGATGCCTGGCCTGTAAGGCCTGCTCGACCCAATGCCCGATCAAGATTGACGTTCCCAGTTTTCGGGCACGTTTTCTACAGCTTTACCATACTCGCTATCTGCGTCCGGCTAGAGATTATCTGGTCGCGGGGGTGGAAAGTTATGCGCCATTAATGGCCCGTAGTCCCAAGACATTTAATTTTTTCCTGAAACAGCCGTGGCTTAGTGCCTTAAGCCGTAAATATATCGGAATGGTCGATTTACCACTGCTTTCATCGCCCTCATTGCATCAGGTATTTGCCGGGCATCAGGCAATGGCAACTACGCTGGAACAACTAGAACAGATGTCGCCGCAGATGCGGGCCGATTATGTACTGATTGTACAGGATCCCTTTACCAGTTATTACGATGCGCAGGTAGTGGCAGATTTTGTCCGTCTGGTGGAAAAACTGAATCTGAAGCCGGTTTTACTGCCGTTTTCCCCGAACGGTAAAGCTCAGCATATCAAAGGGTTCTTGCAGCGTTTTGCTAAAACAGTCACGAAAACCGCAGAGTTTCTTAATCGGGTTGCTCGCCTGGATTTGCCTATGGTTGGTGTCGATCCGGCGCTGGTTTTATGTTACCGGGATGAATATCGGGAAGTGTTAGGAGATAAACGCGGTGATTTTCAGGTGTTGCTGGTTCATGAATGGTTAACGGACGTTCTGGCTGATAAAGCGCCTCAGCCCTTGAACGGTGATCCTTGGTATCTGTTTGGCCACTGTACGGAAACAACGGCGTTGCCGGTTAGTACACAGCAATGGTCGGCTATTTTCGCCCGCTTTGGCGCGACGTTGGAGAATGTAAGTGTCGGGTGTTGCGGCATGGCGGGAACCTATGGCCATGAGAGCAAGAATCTGGTCAATTCACAGGGAATTTATGGCTTGTCATGGCAACCGGCTTTGCAACGATTACCTCAGCAGCGTTGCCTTACCACAGGATACTCCTGTCGCAGTCAAGTGAAACGGATGGAGGGCAGCGGTTTGCGGCATCCTTTACAAGCATTGTTGGAGTTAGTGTGA
- the ydiK gene encoding AI-2E family transporter YdiK, whose protein sequence is MKQSQPQPQHFDITRILFSLLFIAIMIIACFWVVQPFILGFAWASMVVIATWPLLIRLQHILWGYRPLAVIVMALLLILLFVIPTSILVSSIIDNSAALIKWASSQQKMTPPSLQWLESIPLIGDKLYSSWQTLVHSGGSALMAKVQPYIGRTATWIVEQAAHIGRFLMHCALMVIFSVLLYIKGDQVALGVRRFAIRLGKQRGDTAVILAAQAIRAVALGVVVTAIVQSLLGGIGLSLSGIPYTTLLTVLMFLCCVAQLGPLLVLIPAIIWLYWSGDTTWGTVLLVWSCIVGTLDNVIRPLLIRMGADLPMLLILSGVIGGLLAFGMIGIFIGPVVLAVSYRLLSAWMQEVPEPPSLTSVKNIGKK, encoded by the coding sequence ATGAAACAGTCTCAGCCTCAACCTCAGCACTTTGATATCACCCGAATATTATTCAGCCTGCTGTTCATCGCTATTATGATTATTGCCTGTTTCTGGGTGGTGCAACCGTTCATTCTAGGGTTTGCCTGGGCCAGCATGGTGGTAATTGCGACCTGGCCACTGTTAATTCGCCTTCAACATATATTGTGGGGATACCGTCCCCTGGCCGTTATCGTGATGGCGCTGTTGTTGATTCTGCTGTTTGTCATCCCGACCTCCATTCTGGTGAGTAGCATAATTGATAATAGCGCGGCATTGATCAAATGGGCATCCAGTCAACAGAAGATGACACCGCCATCACTGCAATGGCTGGAATCCATCCCACTGATTGGCGATAAACTTTACAGCAGTTGGCAGACGCTGGTACACAGTGGTGGCAGCGCGTTAATGGCAAAGGTTCAGCCTTACATCGGCAGAACAGCCACCTGGATAGTAGAGCAAGCCGCGCACATTGGCCGTTTTCTGATGCACTGCGCCTTAATGGTCATATTCAGCGTCTTGCTCTATATCAAGGGCGATCAGGTAGCGTTAGGCGTGCGACGCTTTGCGATCCGTCTGGGTAAACAGCGCGGCGACACTGCGGTGATCCTTGCCGCGCAAGCCATTCGAGCCGTTGCTCTCGGCGTAGTAGTGACCGCAATCGTACAGTCTCTGCTTGGCGGTATAGGCCTCTCACTATCGGGCATTCCCTATACCACACTGTTAACTGTTCTGATGTTCCTGTGCTGTGTTGCGCAACTTGGACCGCTGTTGGTACTAATCCCGGCGATTATCTGGTTGTATTGGAGTGGTGATACCACCTGGGGCACGGTGCTGTTGGTCTGGAGCTGTATCGTCGGTACGCTGGATAATGTCATCCGTCCTCTATTGATTCGCATGGGGGCTGATTTACCAATGTTACTGATCTTATCGGGCGTTATCGGTGGTTTGCTGGCTTTTGGCATGATAGGCATATTCATCGGCCCGGTAGTATTGGCAGTTTCTTATCGCCTCCTGTCCGCATGGATGCAGGAAGTTCCCGAACCACCAAGTTTAACTAGCGTTAAAAATATAGGTAAAAAATAG